The Terriglobia bacterium DNA window GGTGCCGAACTGGGGGGACCCGTTACACCCTCGTTTTGGACTATAGCCGCCGGCTCAAATGCCCCGTATAGGAAGCTCATCGTCGCCAACAGCCTCTCCAAGGCGTACGGATTGCCCGGCCTGCGCCTTGGCTGGATGGCGGGTCGGCGGGAGGCCATCGACCAGTCCTAGGCCGCACACGACTACACGACCATCGGTCCGGGCACCTTGAACGACGCGCTGGCCACCGTGGCCCTTTCCACCGCCACACGCCGGGCCATCCTCGAGCGCACGCGAACAATCCTTCGGGCGCAGTGGCCGATTCTGGAAAAATGGATCGCCGCGCACGACCCTCAATTTGTAGCTGCTCCCCCGCAGGCAGGGGCCATCGCATTGCTCCAATACAGAATGAAGATAAATTCCACCGAGCTTGCCAACCGGCTCCGAAAAAAGAAAAGCGTCCTGATTGTCCCGGGGGACCATTTCCTGTTGGACCACCATGTTCGAATCGGATTCGGTGGACATCCTGGACATCTGAAGGAAGGCTTGAAGCGGTTGTCGGAGATGGTCCTTGGGCTGAATTGAGGTTAGGCATACGAGATCAGAAAGAGGGAACGGATGATCTCTTGCAGAGACGCATGGTTGCCGTGAGGAAACGGATTAAAGGTTTTCTGGCTTCTTCCTTCTGACTTCTGACATCTGATTTCCGACTTCCGGCTTCTGTCCGCTGACTTCAAGCGAGGGCGCACAGCGGTGCGCCCCTACGGACGACCTCCGGCTTCCGGCTTCTGACCTCTGACTTCCGGCTTACCTCCTCCGACACTTTGAGCCTTCTTTCTGATAGAATACTCTGCTCAAATTCCACAGATGGAGGCATCATGCGTCCCCTGTTTCTCACCGTAATCATGCTCGGTACCTTGTGCATCGCAGGAGTCTCATCCATGAAGGCAGCAGAAAAGCATCCGCTCACGTTCGACGATTTGATGAAAGTGCAGCGCGTGGCAGACCCGCACATTTCCCCGGACGGCAAGTGGGTGGCTTACTCCGTCACGGCGGTTGATAAGGAAAAAAACACCAAGAACTCTGACATCTGGGTGGTCCCGAGCGCCGGGGGCCCGGCACAACAGCTCACCCGCTCTCAAAAGAGTGATGACCGCCCGCAGTGGTCTCCGGATGGCAAGGAGATCGCTTTCATCTCCATGCGCGATGGTTCCTCCCAAGTCTGGATCCTCCCGGCCCATGGCGGCGAAGCCAGGAAGGTCACCTCCGTTGCCACCGAGGCCAGCGGCGTTTTGTATTCCCCCGACGGAAGACACCTGTTATTCACATCCGATGTCTACCCCGAATGCGATCACAGCGATCCTCAGAAAGCCCTCGAATGCAATGCATCCCGGAAGAAAGCGGCGGAGGACTCCAAGGTGAAGGCGCACATTGCCACCCGCCTGCTCTTTCGACACTGGACCGAGTGGAAGGACGGCAAACGCTCCCACCTGTTCATCGTGCCGGTGGATGGCTCCGAGCCACCCCGCGATTTGACGCCGGGGGACCACGATGTTCCACCATTCTCGCTCGGGGGACCCGATGATTACGCATTTTCTCCGGATGGCAAGGAAATCTGCTACACCTCAAACCACGACCCCCACGAAGAGCGTTCCACCAACATGGATCTGTTCGTGGTCAACGTGACCTCCGGTGAAACCAGGAAGATCACCGGCAACCCGGCTTACGACGGCTCGCCCCAGTATTCGCCCGACGGCAAGTTCATCGCCTACCGGGCACAATCCCGACCCGGCTACGAGAGCGATCGCTTTCAACTGATGCTCTATGATCGGTCGAACGCCCAGCCTCGCAGCCTGACGGAAAATTTCGACCGCTGGGTCGATTCGTTCGCCTGGGCGCCGGATTCCAAAAAACTCTATTTTGCCTCCGGTGACCGAGGACGCAATTCTATTTTCGAAGTCTCCCTCACCGGCAACGATGTGAAGCGGGTGTACGGGGAACATTCCTCCGGCGATCTCAACGTCACTCCGGATGGAAAAACTTTAGTGTTCACACGGTCCTCGATGCACGAGCCCGCAGAAATCTACCGCATCGGGACCGACGGATCGAATGCCA harbors:
- a CDS encoding aminotransferase class I/II-fold pyridoxal phosphate-dependent enzyme; protein product: MNDALATVALSTATRRAILERTRTILRAQWPILEKWIAAHDPQFVAAPPQAGAIALLQYRMKINSTELANRLRKKKSVLIVPGDHFLLDHHVRIGFGGHPGHLKEGLKRLSEMVLGLN
- a CDS encoding S9 family peptidase, whose translation is MLGTLCIAGVSSMKAAEKHPLTFDDLMKVQRVADPHISPDGKWVAYSVTAVDKEKNTKNSDIWVVPSAGGPAQQLTRSQKSDDRPQWSPDGKEIAFISMRDGSSQVWILPAHGGEARKVTSVATEASGVLYSPDGRHLLFTSDVYPECDHSDPQKALECNASRKKAAEDSKVKAHIATRLLFRHWTEWKDGKRSHLFIVPVDGSEPPRDLTPGDHDVPPFSLGGPDDYAFSPDGKEICYTSNHDPHEERSTNMDLFVVNVTSGETRKITGNPAYDGSPQYSPDGKFIAYRAQSRPGYESDRFQLMLYDRSNAQPRSLTENFDRWVDSFAWAPDSKKLYFASGDRGRNSIFEVSLTGNDVKRVYGEHSSGDLNVTPDGKTLVFTRSSMHEPAEIYRIGTDGSNATPLTRHNQPLLATLDMNAAEEFWSDGAPSSGGPKVDPKVAKGFLDPGQVDAAMPAQKSVDTPKIHSWILTPPQFDAAKKYPMLLFVHGGPQGSWEDNWGYRWNPQMYAAAGYVVVMPDPRGSTGYGQQLIDEINKDWGGRCFKDLMLATDTAEKLPYLDKTRTVSAGASFGGFMINWFQGHTTRFKALVAHAGDFDQVSGYYVTEELWFPEWELGGTPADNPELYDFLSPGRYVKNFKTPELVTHGEIDFRVPVAEGLAMFSALQRRGIESKLLYFPDEGHWILKPLNSELFYKTAIDWLNKFSK